From one Octopus bimaculoides isolate UCB-OBI-ISO-001 chromosome 1, ASM119413v2, whole genome shotgun sequence genomic stretch:
- the LOC106872767 gene encoding U4/U6 small nuclear ribonucleoprotein Prp4: protein MSDDENEVSYYRKDKVVHYGSLEEHQNTDNDSHRKTSSAIEAGIAAGNINISDGAVFEIDDEQSESQAELLAEFERRKRARQIQVSTDDTEVKATLRQLGEPICLFGEGPADRRERLRQLLAQIGEDTIKKKKIEQEEKKKKREEENITWYHEGSDTLKESRYWLALYSIPRAKARIKLQKESKNMPKAQRDAKLHDLHKRIRSVSNECSQIGDNRPLSFCQFSPDSSMLAVASWSGLCKLWSVPDCSLIRTLRGHNCNVGAIVFHPQATLTMDDAACCLASCGQDGTVKLWNLISDEPVADIEGHAPYRVSRLAYHPSGRFLGTCCFDNSWRLWDLEVQEEILHQEGHSKPVYCIAFQKDGALASTGGLDAFGRVWDLRTGRCVMFLEGHLKSVLDIDFNSDGYHIATGSEDNTARLWDIRQHKCVYTIPAHTNLVSHVKFQPDHGHYLVTSSYDNTSKIWTHPTWSPMKTLAGHEGKIMGFDISPDLKYMASSSYDRTFKLWASEMLGSL from the exons ATGtctgatgatgaaaatgaagtgtcttactACAGGAAAGATAAAGTAGTGCATTATGGGAGTCTTGAAGAACATCAGAATACTGACAATGATTCACACCGTAAAACCTCTAGTGCTATAGAAGCTGGAATAGCTGCTGGAAATATTAACATATCAGATG GAGCAGTGTTTGAAATTGATGATGAACAAAGTGAAAGCCAAGCAGAATTactagcagaatttgaacgcaggaaAAGG GCTCGACAGATTCAAGTATCCACTGATGACACTGAAGTAAAAGCTACTTTAAGGCAACTCGGGGAGCCTATAT GTCTCTTTGGAGAAGGTCCTGCTGATCGTCGAGAACGTTTGAGGCAGTTGTTAGCTCAGATTGGAGAAgacactataaaaaaaaagaaaattgaacaagaagaaaagaaaaagaaaagagaagag GAAAATATCACTTGGTATCATGAAGGCTCAGACACACTAAAAGAATCTCGATATTGGTTAGCACTTTATTCTATTCCAAG aGCAAAAGCACGCATCAAACTTCAAAAAGAGTCCAAAAACATGCCCAAAGCACAAAGAGATGCTAAATTACATGATCTTCATAAAAGAATTCGG TCTGTGTCTAATGAATGCAGTCAGATAGGAGATAACCGCCCTCTTTCATTCTGTCAGTTTAGTCCAGATTCATCTATGCTTGCTGTGGCATCTTG GTCTGGTTTATGTAAACTTTGGTCTGTCCCTGACTGCAGTTTGATCCGTACTCTCCGAG GCCATAACTGTAATGTAGGAGCAATTGTGTTCCATCCTCAAGCGACTCTTACTATGGATGATGCAGCTTGCTGTCTGGCTTCTTGTGGACAAGATGGCACAGTAAAACTCTGGAACCTTATAAG tGATGAACCAGTAGCTGATATTGAAGGCCATGCCCCATACCGAGTGTCTAGACTGGCTTATCACCCTTCTGGAAGATTCCTTGGAACCTGTTG TTTTGACAATTCTTGGCGACTCTGGGATCTGGAAGTACAGGAAGAAATTCTTCATCAAGAAGGACACAGTAAACCTGTCTATTGCATTGCTTTCCAGAAAGATGGTGCTCTAGCAAGTACAGG AGGACTTGATGCTTTTGGAAGAGTTTGGGATCTTCGGACTGGTCGATGTGTAATGTTTCTTGAAGGACATCTTAAGTCTGTGttagatattgatttcaacaGTGATGG GTACCACATTGCAACTGGCAGTGAAGACAACACAGCTAGATTATGGGATATCCGTCAACACAAATGTGTCTACACCATTCCTGCTCACACCAACCTTGTTTCACATGTGAAATTCCAAC ctgACCATGGTCACTACCTGGTAACTTCTTCATATGACAATACATCTAAG ATATGGACCCACCCTACATGGTCACCTATGAAAACACTTGCTGGTCATGAAGGCAAAATCATGGGATTTGACATCTCACCAGATCTCAAATATATGGCTTCATCTTCCTATGATCGGACATTTAAGTTGTGGGCCTCTGAAATGCTAGGGAGTCTCTGA